CCGGCCTTCTTTTGCTTGAGCAGTTCAATACCTGCTGCTGCAACGCTGTCATCATCGACGACGAGATAGCCCAAACGCCCGCCCGCCGCCACTTCCAAGGCGACTTGGTAGCGGGGCTCAACTCGTCCAAGTTGGGCCACAAGTCCATGGACACCAGGCAAGCCCGTCTCCAGAATCATTCGCGCAGCGGCCGTGCCTTGGGTTTCTTGCAGGGCTTGGCGCAAGCTCTCTTGACGATCGAGCTGGCGTTGTTTCTCACGCTGCTCCTTGAGCAGGCGATCGCGGGTTTCCTGTTGGATTTGCAGTTCTTCCTCTAGCCGCACAAGCTGATCTGCCGCAGTGACCACCGCCGCTTCCGCTTGGCTGAGAGCGGCACGATCGCCTTCAGCCTGTTCTGTCTCTAGCTCGGCTGTGACCGTTACCAAGGCCGCTTGGGTTGCCTCCAGTTGTTGCTGCAGTTGAGTTTGGCGCTCCAGCAGTTGGGCCTGTTCTGCTCGCTGCGGTTCCACTTGAGCCGCGATCGCGTCGGCCTGTTGACGCAGGCTGGTTTGGCGCGTCACCCAGTCTTGGGATTGGGCGGCGAGGGCGTGGGCAGCCTGCCGTGCAGCCTCCACTTGTTCCAGCGCTTGCTGATACTGCGGCTGTAAGGTTTGGGCGATCGTCGTTTGCAGGGTTTGGGCCTGCTGCGCCTGCTGTTGTCCTTCCGTCTGCAACTGGGTTTGGGCTTGCAGCAATGCCTGAATTTGCTGCTGCGTCTGGGTTTGAGCCTCGACTAATTCCTGCTGCTGCCGCTGACTCTGCCGCTGTTCAGCCTCCTGCTGGGCCAGCGCTGCTTGCAGTTTTAGCAGCTCTTCTTCCCCCAGTGCTTTAACCCGTTGATTGAGGCTCTCTAGGGTTACTTCCGTCTGCTGAATTTGTTGCTCGAGCGTCTGCTGAGTTTGTTGATCCGTGGCTGCATCAGTCGCTAACTGAGTTAGCGATCGCTGCAGGGTTTGGACCTGCTGCTGACCCGCCCGCCAACGCAACACAGCTTCCCAGATCTGCTTGGTCGCCTGTTCTTGGCGCAGCGCTTGATACTTCTGAGCTTTTTCCCGATCCTTAGCCAGGCGATCGCGCTGCTCGATCAACTCCTGCTCAACGATCCGGCAGCGATCTTCTCGCTCCTTCACCGATTCGAGTTTGCCTTTGGCCTGCTCGATTTTGCGATCGAACTGAGCCACACCCGCCAGCTCATCAATAATTTGGCGGCGATCGCGGGGACTCATTGAAATGATGTTGGTTACATCGCCCTGCAAGACGACGTTATAGCCCTCGGGATAAATCCGCAGTCGACTCAGTTGCTCATGCAATTGCTGCAGCGTGCAGGCCTCGCCATTCATGGCGTAGGTGCTGGTATAGGTGCCCGAGGGTGTCACTCGCAGCTTGCGGCTGACCGTCCACTCCGCCATGCCCGACTGTATGCCAGTGCCTTCTTCCTCTTCTGTCTCCTCTGCTTCGGGCTGCCAGTCATCGAGGGCAAAGGTAACGCTGACTAGCGTTTCGACCGTGCTACGGCTGCGACTGGCGTAGGTGGAGTTAACCAGATCCGGCAGGCGATCGGCTCGCATTCCCTTGGAGCTCGAGAGTCCGAGGGCAAACAGCAATGCATCGAGGATGTTGGATTTCCCAGAACCATTCGGCCCCGTCACCACCGTGAATTCCGGCAGCAACGGCAGCGAGGTGGTGCCCCCAAAGGACTTGAAATGGCTCAGCTCGATCTGTTTGATGTAGACCAAAACGGCTGCTCTGCCACGAGGTCAGAGGTTAGTGTACCGGTTTCAATTCTCGGGATGGCAGAAACCGAGATTGCAGACTCAGCAGCCCAGCGGGAATGGACTGGATTGCAACAGCTATGCCAATCGCGATCGCACCATGATCACTGAGATGTCAAGGCAATAAAAAGCTGCGATCGCATGAGATGACAATCCGTTGAGGGGTGTGGTTCTCCAAGCTGTGGGGACTAGCACTGCACTCCCCAACCGCTGCTGCAAGAAGGATTACAGATTCTCGGCTTGACCCCCTGTTTTTCCCGTCGGGCAACGGGCAAACTGAAAGCGTCCTCCCGATTTTGTTGCGATGGCGCTGATCTACCCCGACAACCTTCGCTACTTCGATAGTCACGAGTACCTTCAGCTGGACGGCGATGTCGCCACCATTGGGATCAGTGCCTATGCGATCGACCAGCTCGGTGACATCGTTTTTCTGGAACTACCGGAAGTGGGTAGCACGATCACAATCGGGGAAAGTTTTGGCACCGTCGAGTCTGTTAAAGCAGTTGAGGAACTATACGCGCCGGTGACTGGCGAAATTCTGGAACGGAATGAAGCCGTGTTAGAAGCCCCAGAGATTCTGAATAGCGATCCCTACGAGCAGGGTTGGTTGCTTAAGGTACAACTGGCCGCCAAGCCCGATTTGTCAGACTCCTACGATGCCACTCAATATCAAGCGCTGGTCGAAGGGAAATAACACCTGCCGATCGCCCCAGGATCTTGCACAATAGGCCCAACCTTGCGGGGGATTTGTCCATGCCTGCTTCGCCCCACGACTTTGCTCAGCGTCACCTTGGCCCTCGGCCAGCAGATGTGGAGCACATGCTGCAGAAGCTGGGCTGCGACAGTCTGGAAGACTTACTCTCCGTAGTTGTGCCGGCCAATATCCGGCTGCCGCGATCGCTCAACTTGCCTGAGCCCTGTAGCGAAGCCGAGGCACTGGCAGAACTCAAGGCAATCGCTAATCACAATCAAGTGCTGCGCTCCTACCTCGGTCAAGGCTATGCCAACTGCCTGACACCACCGGTGATTCAGCGCAACATTCTCGAAAATCCTGGCTGGTACACCGCCTACACGCCCTACCAAGCGGAGATTGCCCAAGGTCGTTTAGAAGCGCTGCTCAATTTCCAGACGATGGTCAGCGATCTGACGGGTCTAGAGATTGCCAACGCCTCCTTGTTGGATGAGGCGACAGCGGCAGCCGAAGCGATGACGCTCAGTTTAGCAGTCGCGAAGTCAAAGTCTCAGACGTACTTCGTTGCCCACAACTGTCATCCGCAAACGATCGCCGTGGTGCAGACTCGAGCTGCTGCGCTGGGGATTGAAGTGCTCGTTGGCGATCCGCTGCAGTTTGACTTTCAGACCCCAATTTTTGGGCTGCTACTGCAATATCCCGCCACTGATGGCACGATCGCAGACTACCGCTCGGTGATTGAACAAGCCCATGCTCAGGGCGCGATCGCGACCGTTGCCTGTGACTTGCTGGCGCTCACTCTGCTGACCCCGCCGGGGGAATTTGGTGCCGACATCGCGGTTGGTAATAGTCAGCGGTTTGGCGTTCCGCTCGGTTACGGCGGCCCTCACGCTGCGTTTTTTGCGACCAAAGAAGCCTACAAGCGACAGATTCCAGGTCGGATTGTCGGCATCTCTAAAGATGCTCAAGGGAATCCGGCTTTGCGCTTGGCATTGCAAACCCGCGAGCAACATATTCGTCGCGACAAAGCCACTAGCAACATCTGTACGGCGCAAGTCCTGCTGGCAGTTGTAGCTGGATTTTATGCGGTCTACCACGGGGCAGAAGGGCTGACTGCGATCGCGCAGCAAGTGCGGCGTAACACTCAAATTTTGGCTGAGGGGCTGCAGTCCCTCGGGTTCAAGATTCCTCAACAGCCCGGCTTTGACACGCTGATCATCGAGGTCGAAGACCCGAAAGTTTGGCAGTCGCGAGCAGAAGCAGCGGGTTTTAATCTGCGTTGTCTGAGCGATCATCGGCTTGGTATCAGCTTGGATGAGACGACAACTCAGACTGATCTAACTGAATTACTGACTGTTTTTGCCGACGGCCAATCATTGCCCGCTTGGGAAGACATCACTGCTGCGGCAGATGGACAGGTGGATCCGGCTTTTGCGCGGCAGACGCCCTTTCTGACTCATCCTGTTTTTCAGCAATACCACTCCGAAACTGAGCTACTGCGCTACATCCATCGCCTGCAAAGCCGCGATTTGTCGTTGACTACGGCGATGATTCCGCTCGGCTCCTGCACGATGAAGCTCAATGCCACGGCTGAGATGTTACCGATCAGTTGGCTCGAGTTTAATCAAATTCACCCCTTTGCACCGCTGAACCAAACTCAGGGTTATCAACAACTTTTTCAACAGCTGGAAAACTGGCTCGCTGAGATTACAGGCTTTGCCGCCGTTTCCCTCCAACCAAATGCCGGCTCCCAAGGGGAATATGCGGGTCTACTGGTCATCCAGCGCTACCACCAAAGCCGTGGCGAAGGTCACCGCCAGATTTGCTTGATTCCTCAGTCCGCCCACGGCACCAATCCCGCCAGCGCAGTCATGGCCGGCATGAAGGTCGTGCCGATCGCCTGTGACGATCGCGGCAACATTGATGTCAGTGACCTGCAGCAAAAGGCCGCCCAGCATGCGGATCAGCTAGCGGCACTGATGGTCACTTATCCTTCCACTCACGGTGTTTTTGAGGAGGCGATCGCAGAGATCTGTGCGATCGTCCATCAACATGGCGGCCAGGTTTATCTCGATGGCGCCAACCTCAACGCCCAAGTGGGTCTCTGTCAGCCCGGTCAATTTGGGGCAGATGTTTGCCACCTCAACCTCCACAAGACCTTTTGTATTCCCCATGGCGGCGGCGGCCCTGGAGTTGGCCCGATCGGTGTAGCGGCGCACCTTACCCCGTTCCTGCCGAGTCATCCGCTTGTTCCGGAAGTCAATATCGATCCGCAAGCACTTGGCCCGATCGCAGCAGCTCCTTGGGGCAGTGCCAGCATCCTGCCCATTTCTTGGATGTATATCCGGATGATGGGTGCCGCTGGACTGACGCAAGCCAGCGCGATCGCGATTCTCAATGCCAACTACATTGCCACCCGCCTCGCGCCCTACTATCCCATCCTCTATCGAGGCGATCGTGGCTTTGTTGCCCACGAATGCATCCTCGACCTGCGGCCACTCAAACGTACGGCAGGCATCGAAGTTGAGGATGTCGCTAAGCGTTTGATGGACTACGGCTTTCACGCTCCCACCATGTCTTGGCCAGTGCTTGGGACGCTGATGGTGGAGCCCACTGAAAGTGAATCGCTGGCAGAACTCGATCGCTTCTGTGAAGCCATGATCGGCATTTACCACGAGGTCGAAGCGATCGCCTCTGGTGAGTTCGACGCCCTTGATAATCCGCTCAAACAAGCACCTCACACCGCTGCGGTCTTGCTCCAAACTGACTGGAATCACTCTTACAGCCGCGAGCAAGCTGCCTATCCCGCCTCTTGGACACGGGAGCATAAGTTTTGGCCAGTGGTCAGCCGTATCGATAATGCCTACGGCGATCGCAACCTTGTCTGCTCCTGCTTACCGATGAGCGCCTACAGCGATCGCTAAACGGGCAACTGAATCCAGTCTTAGATTTCCCCTCTCTTGTTTTGGGAGGAGGAATATTCAGCGAATCCGAAGACGCAAACCATTTGTTCTCCAACGACAAAACCCCCAACCGAAGTCAGGGGCTTTGCTTTGTTATTGGCCTAGCTGAGCGCTATCAACCGAACTTGCCGGCTGTCGAAGCAATCAAGAAGGCCGCATAGGTTAGGAAGTAACCCACCGTGAAGTGAGCCAGACCCACAACCCGAGCTTGGACGATCGACAGAGCCACCGGCTTGTCTTTCCAGCCAACGATGTTGGCCAGCGGGGTGCGTTGGTGCGCCCAGACGATGGTTTCGATCAGCTCTTGCCAGTAACCCCGCCAAGAGATCAGGAACATGAAGCCAGTTGCCCAGATCAGGTGACCGAAGAGGAACATCCAAGACCAGACAGACAGGTTGTTCGTGCCGAAGGGGTTGTAACCGTTGATCAGCTGCGAGCTGTTCAACCAGAGGTAGTCGCGCAACCAGCCCATCAGGTAGGTGCTGGACTCATTGAACTGAGCCACGTTGCCCTGCCAAACGGTCAGGTTTTTCCAGTGCCAGTAGAAGGTCACCCAGCCAACGGTGTTCAGTGCCCAGAAGACAGCCAGGTAGAAAGCGTCCCACGCCGAGATGTCGCAGGTGCCGCCACGGCCAGGACCGTCGCAAGGGAAGCTGTAACCAAAGTCTTTCTTGTCCGGCATCAGTTTGGAGCCACGGGCATCCAAAGCACCTTTGACCAGGATCAAGGTGGTGGTGTGCAGGCCGAGAGCGATCGCGTGGTGAACCAGGAAATCGCCAGGGCCGATCGGCAGGAAGAGAGCGGTTTTGCCGGAGTTGATAGCATCCAGCCAGTTGGGCAGGTAGGTGCCCAGGCTTGCAGCAGTCGCAGCGCTGTCAGCATTCGCCAGCAGCACGTTGAAGCCGTAGAGCGCTTTACCCGAAGCGGCTTGCACAAATTGTGCGAAGACCGGCTCGATCAGGATTTGTTTTTCGGGGGTACCGAAAGCAACGACGACGTCGTTGTGAACGTAAAGGCCGAGGGTGTGGAAGCCCAGGAAGAGCGAGACCCAGCTCAGGTGGCTGATGATCGCTTCTTTGTGCTCCAGCACGCGAGCCAGCACGTTGTTTTTGTTTGCCTCAGGGTCATAGTCGCGAATCAAGAAGATCGCACCGTGGGCAAACGCACCGCACATGATGAAGGTCGCGATGTACTGGTGGTGGGTGTACAGCGCAGCCATGGTCGTATAGTCCTTCGCGATGAAGGCATACGGAGGCATGGAGTACATGTGTTGAGCCACCAGCGAGGTGACCACACCCAGCGAAGCCAGTGCCAGCGCCAGTTGGAAGTGCAGAGAGTTGTTCAGCGTTTCGTAGAGACCTTTGTGGCCTGCACCCAAACCACCAGCCGGGGGTTTGTGAGCTTCCAGAATCTCTTTGATGCTGTGGCCGATACCAAAGTTGGTCCGGTACATGTGGCCCGCAATGATGAAGATCACTGCGATCGCCAGGTGGTGGTGGGCAATATCCGTCAGCCAGAGCGCTTCCGTTTGCGGATGGAAGCCACCCAGGAAGGTCAGGATTGCGGTACCCGCACCTTCAGCCGTACCAAAGGCATGGCTAGCGGTGTCCGGATTTTCGGCGTAAACGCTCCAGTTGCCAGTGAAGAACGGAGCCAAACCAGCCGGGTGAGGCAGGGTGGACAGGAAGTTATCCCAGCCCACATGTTGGCCACGAGCTTCAGGGATGGCGACGTGCACCAAGTGACCCGTCCAAGCCAGCGAGCTGAAGCCGAACAGACCTGCCAAGTGGTGGTTGAGGCGCGATTCGGCGTTCTTGAACCAGCTGAGGCTGGGGCGGAACTTGGGCTGCAAGTGCAGCCAACCTGCAAACAGGAATAGCGCAGACAGGATCAACAGGAAGATTGAGCCTTGGTAGAGGTCACCATTGGTGCGCATGCCGATGGTGTACCACCAGTGGTAGACGCCTGAATAGGCGACGTTCACCGGAGAAGAAGCACCCGCTTGGGTAAAGGCGTCGATCGCCCCTTGACCAAAGTGGGGATCCCAAATCGCGTGGGCGATCGGGCGAACATGGAGCGGATCTTGGCTCCACTGCTCGAAGTTACCTTGCCAGGCGACATGGAACAGGTTGCCAGACACCCACAAGAAGATGATTGCGAGGTGTCCAAAGTGCGAGGCGAAAATCTTCTGGTAAAGATTTTCCTCGGTCATCCCGTCATGACTTTCAAAGTCATGGGCGGTAGCAATCCCATACCAAATCCGACGTGTTGTCGGATCCTGAGCGAGGTCTTGGCTGAATTTAGGAAACTTGGTTGCCATAAGTCCTAGATGCTCGCTCCTAACCTACTGCAATGATGCGGGCCAGGAAGAAAGACCATGTGGTCACAATTCCACCCAACAGGTAGTGAGCAACGCCCACTGCCCGGCCTTGGATGATGCTGAGCGCACGCGGTTGGATGGCAGGAGCCACTTTGAGCTTGTTGTGAGCCCAGACGATGGACTCGATCAGCTCTTGCCAGTAGCCACGGCCACTGAACAGGAACATCAAGCTAAAGGCCCAGACAAAGTGAGCACCCAAGAACAGCAGGCCATAGGCAGAGGTCGAACTGCCGTAGGAGGTGATGACCTGAGACGCTTGCGCCCACAGGAAGTCACGCAGCCAGCCATTGATCGTTAGGGCACTTTGAGCAAAGTTGCCATTCGCGATGTGCGCCACCGAACCATCCGGCAGCACGGAACCCCAAACATCGGACTGCATTTTCCAGCTGTAGTGGAAAATCACAATCGACAGGGAGTTGTACATCCAGAACAAGCCCAGGAACACGTGGTCCCAACCAGAGACTTGGCAGGTGCCGCCACGGCCAGGGCCGTCGCAGGGGAACCGGAAGCCAAGGTTGGCTTTGTCAGGAACCAGACGCGAGCTCCGAGCGTAGAGAACGCCCTTGAGGAGAATCAGCGCCGTGACGTGAATCGTGAAAGCGTGGATGTGGTGGACCATGAAGTCCGCAGTTCCCAGCACGATCGGGGCAGCAGCGACTTTGCCGCCAACTGCAACCACATCGCCACCAAACACTTGGCTGACCGAAGCCAGGGCATTGGGAGCAGTGTTACCCGGTGCAAGGGCATGAATGTTTTGGATCCACTGCGCAAAGATGGGCTGCAGTTGGATAGCCGAATCCGAGAACATGTCTTGGGGACGGCCTAACGCACGCATCGTGTCGTTGTGGATGTAGAGGCCGAAGCTGTGGAAGCCCAGCCAGATGCACACCCAGTTCAGGTGGCTGATGATCGCATCGCGGTGACGCAGAACGCGATCGAGGAGGTTGTCGACGTTCTTGGCCGGATCGTAGTCACGCACCATGAAGATGGCAGCGTGAGCGCCAGCACCGACGATCAGGAACCCACCAATCCAGATGTGGTGAGTAAACAGCGACAGCATCGTCGGGTAGTCGGTCGCCAAGTACGGATACGGAGGCATCGCGTACATGTGGTGAGCCACGATGATGCTGATCGAACCCAGGATGGCTAGGTTGATCGACAGTTGGGCATGCCAAGAGGTGGTCAGAATCTCATAGAGACCTTTGTGGCCTTGGCCAGTGAAAGGACCTTTGTGAGCTTCCAAGATTTCTTTGAGGCTGTGGCCGATACCCCAGTTCGTGCGGTACATGTGACCCGCAACGATGAAGAGAACGGCGATCGCCAAGTGGTGGTGAGCCGTATCGGTCAGCCAGAGGCCACCGGTCACGGGGTTCAAGCCACCTTTGAAGGTCAGGAAATCTGCGTAGGCTCCCCAGTTGAGCGTGAAGAAGGCTTTCACACCCGCTTCAAAGCCCGGGAAGAGCTGCGAGATCAAGCTGACATCCAAGAACTCGTGCGGCAGCGGAATATCAGCCGCAGAGGCAATGGTTTTGCCGTTGAGCACCAACGGTTCGCCAGCGTCGATCGCGTCCAGCAGTTTGTTGACCGGCAGCGACACGTGGATCTGGTGACCCGCCCAGGACAAGCTGCCCAGACCGAGTAAACCAGCCAAGTGGTGGTTCAACATCGATTCGACGTTTTGGAACCACTCCAGCTTGGGAGCTGCTTTGTGGTAGTGGAACCAGCCAGCAAACAGCATGAGGCCCGCCATCACGAGCGCACCGATCGCCGTGACGTAGAGCTGAAACTCGTTGGTGTAGCCGGAGGCCCGCCAGAGCTGGAACAGACCGGAGGTGATCTGAATGCCATGGAAGCCACCGCCGACATCGCCGTTGAGGATCTCCTGTCCGAAGATCGGCCAAACGACTTGGGCGCTGGGCTTGACGTGGGTTGGATCGGCCAGCCAGCCGCTGAAATTGGAGAAGCGAGCGCCATGGAAGTAAGCGCCGCTCAACCAGATAAAGATCACCGCGAGGTGACCAAAGTGAGCGCTGAAGATTTTCCGCGAAATATCTTCAAGGTCACTGGTATGACTATCGAAATCGTGAGCGTTAGCGTGAAGGTTCCAAATCCAGGTTGTGGTTTTGGGTCCTTTGGCCAGCGTGCGGTCGAAGTGACCCGGCTTGCCCCACTTCTCGAAAGAAGTTGGCACTGGATCTTTATCGACTGACGCCTTCACCTTCGCTTCTCGCTCCGGTGGGCTTATCGTCATTGAGACTCTCCTCTCTTCAGACAGGGTGAGGCCTCCTCCTTCCTCTGAGAGCCACACGATGGCGACCTCAGATTTCTCGGGGCCACCCCCTCGGCAACTCCGAGACTAAACAGCACCATGAACCCGGGTAGCGCAGCGCACTCAGCAAGGGAGTGATGAGCGCCAGGGTTAGGAAGGTCCCGCAATCTCTGAAAACAAAAACAGCGACGCAGGATTCCACACGGGAAGGAGCACTGATGGGAGCATTATAGGGGCGCGTTTTTGGGCCTCCCAAGGGGATTAACAATAATTCAAAGAGCTTTCAGGACAAGGGTTTTGGCCTCCTAAAACGAATGAAAAGCATTCAATTAGCAGCCATTTACTGGGCAATCATTGAGAGATGTAAAGGTTTACTGAATCGTCGCTTCTATGCTGACGAACTGTGCTGGGGGCGATCGCTCGGTGGGGTCAGCGGATGATTTGGAGGAGTGTCCCTCAACGGTGTATCAACAGGACAAGGGGCAAGTGAGAGGCTTGACGTGGATCAACAGGGCATAAAGCGACTCTGGCAAGGGATCGCGGTTTTTCTTCTGGCGATCGCCTTGATCGGTTGTCGTGCGGATCCCAGTGCGTCACTCTTGGATGCCCAGCC
The sequence above is a segment of the Synechococcus elongatus PCC 11801 genome. Coding sequences within it:
- the gcvH gene encoding glycine cleavage system protein GcvH; the encoded protein is MALIYPDNLRYFDSHEYLQLDGDVATIGISAYAIDQLGDIVFLELPEVGSTITIGESFGTVESVKAVEELYAPVTGEILERNEAVLEAPEILNSDPYEQGWLLKVQLAAKPDLSDSYDATQYQALVEGK
- the gcvP gene encoding aminomethyl-transferring glycine dehydrogenase; translated protein: MPASPHDFAQRHLGPRPADVEHMLQKLGCDSLEDLLSVVVPANIRLPRSLNLPEPCSEAEALAELKAIANHNQVLRSYLGQGYANCLTPPVIQRNILENPGWYTAYTPYQAEIAQGRLEALLNFQTMVSDLTGLEIANASLLDEATAAAEAMTLSLAVAKSKSQTYFVAHNCHPQTIAVVQTRAAALGIEVLVGDPLQFDFQTPIFGLLLQYPATDGTIADYRSVIEQAHAQGAIATVACDLLALTLLTPPGEFGADIAVGNSQRFGVPLGYGGPHAAFFATKEAYKRQIPGRIVGISKDAQGNPALRLALQTREQHIRRDKATSNICTAQVLLAVVAGFYAVYHGAEGLTAIAQQVRRNTQILAEGLQSLGFKIPQQPGFDTLIIEVEDPKVWQSRAEAAGFNLRCLSDHRLGISLDETTTQTDLTELLTVFADGQSLPAWEDITAAADGQVDPAFARQTPFLTHPVFQQYHSETELLRYIHRLQSRDLSLTTAMIPLGSCTMKLNATAEMLPISWLEFNQIHPFAPLNQTQGYQQLFQQLENWLAEITGFAAVSLQPNAGSQGEYAGLLVIQRYHQSRGEGHRQICLIPQSAHGTNPASAVMAGMKVVPIACDDRGNIDVSDLQQKAAQHADQLAALMVTYPSTHGVFEEAIAEICAIVHQHGGQVYLDGANLNAQVGLCQPGQFGADVCHLNLHKTFCIPHGGGGPGVGPIGVAAHLTPFLPSHPLVPEVNIDPQALGPIAAAPWGSASILPISWMYIRMMGAAGLTQASAIAILNANYIATRLAPYYPILYRGDRGFVAHECILDLRPLKRTAGIEVEDVAKRLMDYGFHAPTMSWPVLGTLMVEPTESESLAELDRFCEAMIGIYHEVEAIASGEFDALDNPLKQAPHTAAVLLQTDWNHSYSREQAAYPASWTREHKFWPVVSRIDNAYGDRNLVCSCLPMSAYSDR
- the psaB gene encoding photosystem I core protein PsaB — translated: MATKFPKFSQDLAQDPTTRRIWYGIATAHDFESHDGMTEENLYQKIFASHFGHLAIIFLWVSGNLFHVAWQGNFEQWSQDPLHVRPIAHAIWDPHFGQGAIDAFTQAGASSPVNVAYSGVYHWWYTIGMRTNGDLYQGSIFLLILSALFLFAGWLHLQPKFRPSLSWFKNAESRLNHHLAGLFGFSSLAWTGHLVHVAIPEARGQHVGWDNFLSTLPHPAGLAPFFTGNWSVYAENPDTASHAFGTAEGAGTAILTFLGGFHPQTEALWLTDIAHHHLAIAVIFIIAGHMYRTNFGIGHSIKEILEAHKPPAGGLGAGHKGLYETLNNSLHFQLALALASLGVVTSLVAQHMYSMPPYAFIAKDYTTMAALYTHHQYIATFIMCGAFAHGAIFLIRDYDPEANKNNVLARVLEHKEAIISHLSWVSLFLGFHTLGLYVHNDVVVAFGTPEKQILIEPVFAQFVQAASGKALYGFNVLLANADSAATAASLGTYLPNWLDAINSGKTALFLPIGPGDFLVHHAIALGLHTTTLILVKGALDARGSKLMPDKKDFGYSFPCDGPGRGGTCDISAWDAFYLAVFWALNTVGWVTFYWHWKNLTVWQGNVAQFNESSTYLMGWLRDYLWLNSSQLINGYNPFGTNNLSVWSWMFLFGHLIWATGFMFLISWRGYWQELIETIVWAHQRTPLANIVGWKDKPVALSIVQARVVGLAHFTVGYFLTYAAFLIASTAGKFG
- the psaA gene encoding photosystem I core protein PsaA, encoding MTISPPEREAKVKASVDKDPVPTSFEKWGKPGHFDRTLAKGPKTTTWIWNLHANAHDFDSHTSDLEDISRKIFSAHFGHLAVIFIWLSGAYFHGARFSNFSGWLADPTHVKPSAQVVWPIFGQEILNGDVGGGFHGIQITSGLFQLWRASGYTNEFQLYVTAIGALVMAGLMLFAGWFHYHKAAPKLEWFQNVESMLNHHLAGLLGLGSLSWAGHQIHVSLPVNKLLDAIDAGEPLVLNGKTIASAADIPLPHEFLDVSLISQLFPGFEAGVKAFFTLNWGAYADFLTFKGGLNPVTGGLWLTDTAHHHLAIAVLFIVAGHMYRTNWGIGHSLKEILEAHKGPFTGQGHKGLYEILTTSWHAQLSINLAILGSISIIVAHHMYAMPPYPYLATDYPTMLSLFTHHIWIGGFLIVGAGAHAAIFMVRDYDPAKNVDNLLDRVLRHRDAIISHLNWVCIWLGFHSFGLYIHNDTMRALGRPQDMFSDSAIQLQPIFAQWIQNIHALAPGNTAPNALASVSQVFGGDVVAVGGKVAAAPIVLGTADFMVHHIHAFTIHVTALILLKGVLYARSSRLVPDKANLGFRFPCDGPGRGGTCQVSGWDHVFLGLFWMYNSLSIVIFHYSWKMQSDVWGSVLPDGSVAHIANGNFAQSALTINGWLRDFLWAQASQVITSYGSSTSAYGLLFLGAHFVWAFSLMFLFSGRGYWQELIESIVWAHNKLKVAPAIQPRALSIIQGRAVGVAHYLLGGIVTTWSFFLARIIAVG